From Vicinamibacterales bacterium, a single genomic window includes:
- a CDS encoding SpoIIE family protein phosphatase: MIRAVLVDDEPPARVRMRQLLEAAGGVVVVGEAGSAVDARDLIRETRPDLVFLDVEMPEVRGTTLAASLPEPRPFIVFATAFESYALDAIAVDATDYLLKPVSRVKLAATLDRVRARLARQSDLERDVAAGSAVQSQMWPGALPEVPGFDCAAASLPARGVGGDFYDMFSLQDGVGGQWALLLGDASGKGVAAGLVASAVQARVHTAARLARLAPAALMAAVDRDVYGTTDGARYATAIYARLDAGTRRLTLVNAGHPAVLVVAGTSITRLDASGPALGLTEAGSFASHDVTLEPGALLVAYTDGVSDALDEADEEFGDARVATLMAANGQAPAAHLCSCILDAVRRHRGGRQDQDDVTALVVRAR; the protein is encoded by the coding sequence ATGATCCGCGCCGTGCTCGTCGATGACGAGCCGCCCGCCCGCGTGCGCATGCGGCAGCTGCTCGAGGCGGCCGGCGGCGTCGTGGTGGTCGGCGAAGCCGGCAGCGCCGTGGACGCGCGCGACCTGATCCGCGAGACGCGGCCCGACCTGGTCTTCCTGGACGTCGAGATGCCCGAAGTGCGCGGCACCACGCTGGCCGCATCGCTGCCCGAGCCGCGGCCCTTCATCGTGTTCGCCACCGCCTTCGAAAGCTACGCCCTCGACGCCATCGCCGTGGACGCCACCGACTACCTGTTGAAGCCGGTCTCGCGGGTCAAGCTCGCCGCCACGCTCGATCGCGTCCGCGCGCGACTGGCCAGGCAATCGGATCTCGAACGCGACGTCGCCGCCGGATCGGCCGTGCAGTCGCAGATGTGGCCGGGCGCGCTGCCCGAGGTGCCGGGGTTTGACTGCGCCGCGGCGTCGCTGCCGGCCCGCGGGGTTGGCGGAGATTTCTACGACATGTTTTCGCTTCAGGATGGTGTTGGCGGGCAGTGGGCGCTGCTGCTGGGTGATGCCTCCGGCAAGGGCGTGGCTGCCGGCCTGGTGGCGTCCGCGGTGCAGGCGCGCGTGCACACCGCCGCCCGTCTCGCTCGCCTCGCGCCGGCCGCGCTGATGGCGGCCGTCGACCGCGATGTCTATGGCACCACCGACGGCGCGCGCTACGCCACCGCGATCTACGCCAGGCTCGATGCCGGCACGCGGCGGCTGACACTCGTCAACGCCGGACACCCCGCCGTGCTGGTAGTCGCCGGGACCTCCATCACCCGCCTCGACGCCTCGGGGCCGGCATTGGGATTGACCGAAGCCGGTTCGTTCGCCTCGCACGACGTCACGCTCGAGCCTGGCGCGCTGCTGGTCGCGTACACTGATGGCGTCAGCGACGCGCTCGACGAGGCCGATGAGGAATTCGGTGACGCGCGCGTGGCGACGTTGATGGCGGCCAACGGCCAGGCTCCAGCCGCGCACCTCTGCTCATGTATTCTCGACGCCGTGCGCAGGCACCGGGGCGGCCGGCAGGATCAGGACGACGTGACCGCGCTGGTGGTGAGGGCCCGATGA